A region of Salirhabdus salicampi DNA encodes the following proteins:
- the cydC gene encoding thiol reductant ABC exporter subunit CydC, whose amino-acid sequence MKELIIVIKVTMMEKKDIILTILFGYMAGITAVGLFASSGYLISKAAITPTIFALSILIATVKLLGFTRAVSRYAERYFSHRATFTMLSNIRVTFFEKIEPIALRISQKYRSGDLLSRFVGDVESLQHLFLRVLYPPFVLVMVFFSTIFFTAFVNIQVAAVLFVGLVFTVIIVPAIFTLRQQKIDQHIREGRGKLSTEITEFLYGFRDLKIFRKLEQRSEQLQQLSDHYIEEQEREGINKLYSQSINSFVSLLIAWIVLSLGVYFVSNGDLSGMVLAMLVMISLTVFEGVVPMASFPIYFQDNQHAAQRLFSGIERDGEKSNMDKVHLDRTQPVDIKINNLSLTFPGEWRSTLKKVSIHIPAGSKVAIVGPSGSGKSTLLKLLLKFYTVEEGGIKINDTPIQKVNEESIWELANVVLQENHFFHGTVRDNLLLAKDGLTDMEMNLILSKVRLHTISLDDVVEEKGENLSGGEKQRLAIARAMLKGGQLWLLDEPTSSVDAVNEHHIFEHIFKEAKDDTLIFVSHRLTELERMDKIVVMDEDTIVESGSYEELMDRKGYFYEMKQIEKELFM is encoded by the coding sequence ATGAAAGAATTAATCATTGTTATAAAGGTGACGATGATGGAAAAAAAGGATATTATTTTGACAATCCTATTTGGATATATGGCAGGAATAACTGCTGTTGGACTATTTGCTTCTAGTGGTTATTTAATTTCAAAGGCAGCTATAACCCCTACGATCTTTGCATTGTCTATTTTAATTGCTACGGTAAAACTGCTTGGGTTTACTAGAGCGGTAAGCCGCTATGCCGAGAGATACTTTTCCCACCGTGCCACCTTTACAATGTTAAGTAATATACGTGTTACATTTTTTGAAAAGATTGAACCGATTGCTTTGCGAATATCTCAAAAGTATCGGAGTGGTGATCTCCTTTCTAGATTCGTTGGTGATGTTGAAAGTTTACAACACTTATTTTTACGGGTTTTGTATCCACCTTTCGTTTTAGTTATGGTCTTTTTTAGTACCATATTTTTTACAGCTTTCGTAAATATACAAGTTGCAGCCGTTTTATTTGTTGGATTAGTTTTTACGGTCATCATTGTGCCGGCAATATTTACTTTAAGACAACAAAAAATTGATCAACATATTCGGGAAGGAAGAGGAAAGTTATCTACTGAGATTACGGAATTTTTATATGGCTTTCGAGATTTAAAGATTTTTCGGAAATTAGAACAAAGAAGTGAACAATTACAACAGTTATCAGATCATTATATTGAAGAACAAGAGCGTGAAGGAATCAATAAATTATATAGCCAGTCCATCAATTCTTTTGTTTCTTTACTAATCGCATGGATTGTTCTCAGTCTAGGCGTATATTTTGTTTCAAATGGTGATTTGAGCGGTATGGTACTAGCAATGTTAGTTATGATATCTTTAACCGTTTTTGAAGGAGTTGTTCCAATGGCTTCATTTCCCATCTACTTTCAAGATAATCAACATGCTGCGCAACGACTGTTTTCTGGAATAGAACGGGATGGAGAAAAGAGTAACATGGACAAGGTTCATCTCGACCGAACTCAACCTGTAGACATAAAAATAAACAATCTCTCTTTAACATTCCCAGGGGAATGGCGAAGTACATTAAAGAAAGTGTCAATTCATATTCCTGCAGGATCAAAGGTTGCCATAGTGGGACCTAGTGGATCAGGAAAATCCACGTTGCTAAAGCTACTGCTCAAATTTTATACCGTTGAGGAAGGGGGAATAAAAATTAACGACACCCCGATTCAAAAAGTAAATGAAGAATCAATTTGGGAACTTGCGAATGTCGTTCTGCAAGAAAATCATTTTTTTCATGGAACAGTTAGAGATAATTTACTGTTAGCAAAAGATGGGTTAACCGACATGGAAATGAACTTGATACTATCAAAGGTTCGTTTACATACCATTTCTTTAGATGATGTTGTAGAAGAGAAAGGCGAAAACCTTTCAGGAGGAGAAAAGCAAAGGTTAGCTATTGCCAGAGCGATGCTCAAAGGAGGACAACTTTGGTTATTAGATGAACCAACGTCTTCTGTAGACGCAGTAAATGAACATCATATTTTTGAACATATATTTAAAGAAGCTAAAGATGACACGCTCATTTTCGTTAGCCATCGGTTAACAGAATTAGAAAGAATGGATAAAATTGTCGTTATGGATGAAGATACTATTGTTGAAAGTGGTTCATACGAGGAATTGATGGATAGGAAAGGATATTTTTATGAAATGAAGCAAATTGAAAAAGAGTTATTCATGTAA